From the genome of Cognaticolwellia beringensis, one region includes:
- a CDS encoding HAD family hydrolase, which produces MTESKALSRHNSINLVIFDCDGVLVDSEILSQRVLLSMLAEIGVVVSEDYFLINFLGYNFEHVTAKVFADFAVKLTSEFRQRYRAALIDVFASELQQTEHLDRILSQLNVNSCVATSGSPEKVKHSLHYTKLEQYFDGRVFTSSEVKNGKPAPDLFLHSAKKMGVEPHNCLVIEDSNAGIRAAQAANMHVIRYIGASHLKNKDITTQILDDVSTIGHWNQLFELVPSLSSSVNNER; this is translated from the coding sequence ATGACTGAATCTAAGGCTTTATCCAGACATAACTCCATAAATTTGGTCATCTTTGATTGCGATGGTGTATTAGTAGATAGCGAAATATTAAGCCAACGCGTACTCCTTAGTATGCTTGCAGAAATCGGTGTTGTGGTATCAGAAGATTATTTTCTGATCAACTTCTTAGGCTATAATTTTGAGCATGTTACCGCTAAAGTTTTCGCCGACTTTGCTGTTAAGTTAACGAGCGAATTCCGCCAGCGCTATCGAGCAGCATTAATAGATGTATTTGCCTCGGAGTTACAACAAACTGAGCATCTTGACCGAATATTATCCCAACTTAATGTCAATAGCTGTGTTGCTACGAGCGGCAGTCCTGAAAAAGTAAAACATTCGTTGCACTATACCAAGCTTGAACAGTATTTTGACGGCCGAGTATTTACCTCCTCTGAGGTAAAAAATGGCAAACCAGCACCAGATTTGTTTTTACATTCTGCTAAAAAAATGGGCGTTGAACCTCATAATTGCTTAGTGATAGAAGATTCTAACGCGGGCATCCGTGCTGCTCAGGCGGCCAATATGCATGTAATCCGGTATATTGGGGCTAGTCACCTGAAAAATAAAGATATTACTACTCAAATACTCGATGATGTTAGTACAATAGGACATTGGAACCAGTTATTTGAACTAGTTCCTTCGCTTAGTTCATCAGTTAATAACGAGAGGTAA
- a CDS encoding ABC transporter ATP-binding protein has protein sequence MGSINLKQVTKDFGDVSVIKPIDLEIKDGEFIVFVGPSGCGKSTLLRMIAGLEDTTSGNIEIDGEDATATPPAKRGLAMVFQSYALYPHMSVRNNIAFPLKRAKVSKEEIESKIANVAKILNLSDYLERKPGQLSGGQRQRVAIGRAIVRQPSAFLFDEPLSNLDASLRVNMRLEISELHKTLATTMIYVTHDQVEAMTMADRIAVFNAGIIEQVGSPLELYNTPVNKFVAGFIGSPKMNFVDVDPIAGDPTSCLGIRPEHIEISTEEGMWAGKVGVIEHLGSETFLHVHVEGSGTFTVKAGGDCPFVYGDRIFLSAVDNKMLHFDAQGVTLPQQHASVVAI, from the coding sequence ATGGGTAGTATTAATTTAAAGCAAGTAACTAAAGATTTCGGCGATGTAAGCGTAATTAAACCGATTGATCTAGAAATTAAAGACGGCGAGTTTATCGTATTTGTTGGTCCATCAGGTTGTGGTAAATCAACATTATTAAGAATGATTGCCGGCTTAGAAGACACCACAAGCGGCAACATAGAAATTGATGGCGAAGATGCCACCGCTACACCTCCAGCTAAAAGAGGTTTAGCTATGGTGTTTCAATCTTACGCTTTGTACCCACATATGTCGGTGCGCAACAATATCGCTTTTCCATTAAAGCGTGCAAAAGTTAGCAAAGAAGAAATTGAAAGCAAAATTGCCAATGTTGCAAAAATATTAAACTTGTCTGATTACCTAGAGCGTAAACCTGGGCAATTATCAGGTGGTCAACGCCAACGTGTAGCGATAGGTAGAGCAATTGTACGTCAACCTTCGGCATTTTTATTTGATGAGCCTTTATCTAATTTAGATGCGTCTTTACGCGTTAATATGCGTTTAGAAATTTCTGAGCTACATAAAACCTTAGCCACTACCATGATTTATGTAACGCACGATCAGGTAGAAGCAATGACAATGGCCGATCGAATTGCGGTATTTAATGCCGGGATAATCGAGCAAGTTGGTAGCCCTCTTGAACTATATAATACCCCAGTAAATAAATTCGTCGCTGGCTTTATCGGTTCACCAAAAATGAACTTTGTTGATGTCGATCCAATCGCTGGTGATCCAACCTCTTGCTTAGGCATAAGACCAGAGCATATAGAAATATCAACCGAAGAAGGCATGTGGGCTGGTAAAGTAGGTGTCATTGAACACCTTGGCTCTGAAACTTTTTTACATGTGCATGTTGAAGGCAGTGGCACCTTTACCGTTAAAGCCGGTGGAGATTGTCCTTTTGTTTATGGCGACCGAATTTTTCTAAGTGCCGTGGACAACAAGATGCTTCATTTTGATGCTCAAGGTGTCACTTTGCCACAACAACACGCTAGCGTTGTTGCAATTTAG
- a CDS encoding carbohydrate ABC transporter permease: MSINKSHKSKLIYTFLAWTISSLIFFPILWTLITSFKTEAEAISSSPSLFMFDWTLENYEDVLARSPYFNHFWNSIVISLGSSILGLLIAVPAAWSMAFVQTKRTKNLLMWMLSTKMLPPVGVLIPIYLLFRNFGLLDTKIGLVIVMTLINLPIMVWMLYTYFREIPSEVLEASRMDGATIGEEILYVLLPIALPGIASTLLLNVILAWNEAFWTLILTAADAAPLTAFIASYSSPEGLFYAKLSAASAMAIVPILILGWFSQKQLVRGLSFGAVK, translated from the coding sequence ATGTCGATAAATAAGAGTCATAAATCAAAATTAATTTATACCTTTTTAGCTTGGACAATCAGTAGCTTAATATTTTTCCCAATATTATGGACCTTGATCACCAGCTTTAAAACAGAAGCTGAAGCTATATCTTCTAGCCCAAGTTTATTCATGTTTGATTGGACATTAGAGAATTATGAAGACGTGTTAGCACGATCTCCTTACTTTAATCATTTTTGGAATTCTATCGTGATTTCATTAGGTTCAAGTATTTTAGGCCTGTTAATTGCGGTGCCAGCGGCATGGTCAATGGCATTTGTCCAAACTAAGCGCACTAAAAATTTATTAATGTGGATGCTTTCAACCAAAATGTTGCCGCCAGTAGGTGTGCTTATTCCAATTTACTTGTTGTTCCGTAATTTTGGTTTACTCGATACTAAGATAGGTTTGGTTATTGTGATGACCTTGATCAACTTACCTATCATGGTGTGGATGCTATATACCTACTTTAGAGAGATCCCAAGTGAAGTGCTAGAAGCGTCAAGAATGGACGGCGCAACTATCGGCGAAGAAATATTATATGTTCTGTTACCGATAGCCTTACCAGGTATAGCTTCAACATTATTGTTAAATGTAATTTTAGCGTGGAATGAAGCCTTTTGGACCCTCATTCTAACCGCAGCTGATGCAGCGCCGCTAACCGCATTTATTGCCAGTTATTCAAGCCCAGAAGGCTTATTTTATGCCAAGTTGTCTGCAGCGTCAGCAATGGCCATTGTGCCGATTTTAATACTTGGTTGGTTTAGTCAAAAACAATTAGTGCGTGGATTAAGTTTCGGCGCAGTTAAATAG
- a CDS encoding carbohydrate ABC transporter permease, with the protein MATTNSRTLARIMLFPSVVLLLAWMLVPLCMTLYFSFLDYNLLTPGNNEFIGFLNYEFFLTDPAFITSFFNTILLVGGVLLITLGGGIGLAILLDQAIWGRNYVRIMVLAPFFVMPTVSALVWKNMLMNPVNGLFAHFADWIGVTPIDFFAQIPLLSIIIIVSWQWLPFAALILLTSIQSLDREQLEAADLDGAGPFSKFYYIVMPHLGRAITAVILIETIFLLSIFAEILVTTSGGPGYESTNITYLIYTQSLLQFDVGGGSAGGIVAVIIANIVAIFLMRLIGKNLED; encoded by the coding sequence ATGGCGACAACAAACTCACGCACACTCGCTCGGATAATGTTATTTCCTTCAGTAGTTTTACTGTTGGCTTGGATGTTAGTGCCGTTATGCATGACATTGTACTTTTCGTTTTTAGATTACAATTTGCTTACGCCCGGAAACAATGAATTTATTGGTTTTTTAAACTATGAATTTTTCTTAACAGATCCGGCATTTATTACTTCATTTTTTAATACAATCTTACTTGTTGGTGGTGTTTTATTGATCACCCTAGGCGGCGGTATTGGTTTAGCTATATTGCTCGACCAGGCTATATGGGGACGTAACTATGTCCGTATTATGGTACTTGCGCCATTTTTCGTTATGCCGACTGTTTCGGCTCTCGTGTGGAAAAATATGTTGATGAACCCTGTTAATGGTTTATTCGCTCATTTTGCCGATTGGATTGGCGTTACCCCAATAGATTTCTTTGCTCAAATACCATTATTGTCAATTATTATCATTGTTTCATGGCAGTGGTTACCTTTTGCAGCGCTAATATTACTGACTTCAATTCAATCACTCGACCGTGAGCAACTTGAAGCAGCAGACTTAGATGGTGCTGGACCATTCAGTAAGTTCTATTACATCGTTATGCCTCATTTAGGGCGAGCAATTACCGCGGTAATTTTAATAGAAACTATATTCTTACTGTCTATTTTCGCTGAAATCCTAGTAACGACCAGCGGTGGACCAGGTTATGAGTCAACCAATATTACCTATCTAATTTACACACAATCATTACTACAGTTCGATGTAGGTGGTGGTTCAGCAGGTGGCATTGTTGCCGTTATTATCGCCAATATAGTTGCAATATTCTTAATGCGTCTAATTGGTAAGAACTTGGAGGATTAA
- a CDS encoding mannitol dehydrogenase family protein, producing the protein MSIKLNNKTLDTLPSQVKKPNYSRESLSPGIIHIGVGNFHRAHQAMYMHKLFNAGIAHDWAIRGAGIKSYDAAMRDKLKQQDWLTTVVELDDKNLTAQVTAAMTDFIENDAATLITALSESEIRIVSLTITEGGYFMDDKTGAFNLAHPEIQADIANIDSPSTVFGLIIAALKFRRAQNIKPFTVMSCDNIPHNGNVTQRVVAEMANAIDPELANWISKNVTFPNSMVDCITPATSVQERERLTTLFGIEDQAPVFCEPFRQWVLEDNFVNGRPPLEEVGVEFVEDVAPFELMKLRILNGGHAAIAYPASLLNIAFVHDVMADPMISQYLKKLVSEEVIPTLAPVPGVSFDEYFSIIESRFANPEVRDTVPRLCQDASNRLPKFILPIIAANIASNRDCKGLALVVALWCRLCFEGGNDESDFTLDDPQSARLISQATLAKENPSVFLQMNDIFGNLSNDENFTKNFTFWLEMLWDIGTLATLERYLK; encoded by the coding sequence ATGTCTATTAAACTAAACAATAAAACCCTTGATACGCTGCCAAGTCAGGTTAAAAAACCTAACTACAGCAGAGAATCTTTATCGCCCGGTATCATTCATATCGGTGTGGGTAATTTTCATCGTGCGCATCAAGCGATGTACATGCACAAATTATTTAACGCTGGAATTGCTCACGACTGGGCCATTCGTGGTGCGGGCATCAAGTCATACGATGCAGCAATGCGCGATAAACTAAAGCAACAAGACTGGTTAACAACCGTTGTTGAATTAGATGATAAAAATCTTACCGCTCAGGTGACTGCAGCGATGACCGATTTTATTGAAAATGACGCTGCCACGCTAATTACTGCGCTCAGTGAAAGTGAAATTAGAATCGTATCTTTAACCATTACTGAAGGTGGTTACTTTATGGATGACAAAACAGGTGCTTTTAACCTTGCTCATCCAGAAATTCAAGCCGATATTGCTAATATCGACTCACCTTCTACGGTATTTGGTTTAATTATTGCGGCACTTAAATTTCGCCGCGCGCAAAACATAAAACCTTTCACGGTGATGTCTTGTGACAATATTCCGCATAATGGCAATGTTACGCAACGTGTTGTCGCTGAAATGGCCAATGCAATTGACCCTGAGTTAGCAAATTGGATCAGCAAAAATGTTACCTTTCCTAATTCAATGGTTGACTGCATTACGCCAGCGACATCAGTGCAAGAACGTGAACGATTAACAACTTTGTTTGGCATAGAAGACCAAGCGCCAGTTTTCTGTGAACCTTTCAGACAATGGGTATTAGAAGACAATTTTGTTAATGGTCGCCCTCCTTTAGAGGAAGTTGGTGTAGAGTTTGTTGAAGATGTCGCACCATTTGAATTAATGAAATTGCGCATTCTCAATGGCGGTCACGCTGCTATAGCCTACCCTGCATCGCTGTTAAATATTGCTTTTGTCCATGATGTAATGGCCGATCCTATGATCAGTCAATACCTTAAAAAGCTGGTGAGCGAAGAAGTTATTCCGACCCTTGCACCGGTACCTGGCGTTAGCTTTGACGAGTATTTTTCGATAATCGAATCAAGATTCGCTAATCCTGAAGTACGCGATACTGTGCCTAGACTTTGCCAAGATGCGTCAAACCGTTTACCTAAATTTATTTTGCCAATTATAGCCGCGAACATAGCAAGTAATAGGGACTGTAAAGGACTCGCACTTGTGGTGGCTTTATGGTGCCGACTTTGTTTTGAAGGGGGTAATGATGAAAGTGATTTTACGCTTGATGATCCGCAGTCAGCAAGATTAATATCTCAAGCAACTTTAGCTAAAGAAAACCCGTCAGTATTTTTACAAATGAATGATATATTTGGAAATCTAAGTAATGACGAAAACTTTACTAAAAACTTTACCTTTTGGTTGGAAATGCTTTGGGATATCGGTACTCTTGCTACCCTAGAGCGATATTTAAAATAA
- a CDS encoding ABC transporter substrate-binding protein yields the protein MKNKLLMLACGVMTMSAAVASETITIATVNNGDMITMKELSSDFTDKNPSIELKWVTLEENILRQRVTTDVATRGGQYDVMTIGTYEVPIWGKQGWLTELDKLGANYDKADLLPAISSGLTFDNKLFAAPFYGESSMVMYRTDLIEKAGLKMPKSPTWDFIRKAAKAMTDKEEGIYGICLRGKAGWGENIALITAMSNSFGARWYDENWKPQFDSQEWHDTLQYYVDIMEESGPPGSSANGFNENLALFQTGKCGIWIDATVAGAFVTNKEDSLVADKVGFALAPHNNLGKRGNWLWAWTLAVPASSKKSDAAMKFISWATSKEYTELVADKKGWVNVPPGTRASLYKNPKYMAAAPFAQITLDSIQSADPKNPTVKPVPYVGVQFVAIPEFQGIGTAVGQQFSAALTGTMTVKEALETSQRLVERAMKKARYPK from the coding sequence ATGAAAAATAAATTATTAATGCTCGCTTGTGGCGTTATGACGATGAGCGCTGCTGTTGCAAGCGAAACCATCACCATAGCTACAGTTAACAATGGTGACATGATCACCATGAAAGAGCTGAGCAGTGATTTTACTGACAAAAATCCGAGTATTGAACTGAAGTGGGTAACACTAGAAGAAAATATTCTTCGCCAACGTGTGACAACTGATGTCGCTACGCGCGGTGGTCAATATGATGTTATGACCATAGGTACATATGAAGTACCAATTTGGGGAAAACAAGGTTGGTTAACAGAGCTTGATAAATTAGGCGCTAACTATGACAAAGCAGATTTACTACCGGCTATTAGCAGTGGTTTAACCTTTGATAATAAGCTATTTGCTGCACCATTTTATGGTGAAAGCTCTATGGTAATGTATCGCACTGACCTTATCGAAAAAGCAGGTCTTAAAATGCCTAAAAGCCCAACTTGGGATTTTATTCGCAAAGCAGCAAAAGCAATGACGGATAAAGAAGAAGGTATTTACGGTATCTGTTTACGTGGTAAAGCAGGTTGGGGTGAAAACATCGCACTTATTACCGCTATGTCTAACTCATTTGGTGCTCGCTGGTACGATGAAAACTGGAAACCACAGTTTGACTCGCAAGAATGGCATGACACATTACAATACTATGTCGATATTATGGAAGAATCAGGTCCTCCAGGCTCATCAGCTAACGGATTCAATGAAAACTTAGCGTTATTCCAAACGGGTAAATGTGGTATCTGGATTGATGCAACTGTTGCTGGCGCATTTGTTACCAACAAAGAAGATTCTCTAGTCGCTGATAAAGTAGGTTTTGCTTTAGCCCCTCATAATAACCTTGGAAAACGTGGTAACTGGTTATGGGCTTGGACTTTAGCCGTACCTGCAAGTAGTAAGAAGTCTGACGCGGCAATGAAATTCATTAGTTGGGCAACGTCTAAAGAATACACTGAATTAGTAGCAGACAAAAAAGGTTGGGTAAATGTTCCTCCAGGAACAAGAGCTTCACTTTATAAAAATCCTAAATATATGGCTGCAGCTCCTTTTGCACAAATTACTTTAGATTCAATTCAATCAGCAGACCCTAAAAATCCAACTGTAAAACCAGTACCTTATGTCGGTGTGCAGTTTGTTGCTATCCCTGAATTTCAAGGTATAGGAACAGCAGTCGGACAACAGTTCTCTGCCGCATTAACAGGAACAATGACAGTGAAAGAAGCGTTAGAAACTTCTCAACGCCTAGTTGAACGTGCAATGAAAAAAGCGCGTTATCCAAAATAG
- a CDS encoding sugar-binding transcriptional regulator, whose amino-acid sequence MLKRSNAEIRKLDDAAKAGWLYYVAGNTQEEIAKKLNVSRQSAQRMVALSVSEGLIKVRLEHPIAKCMDLQLKVKNRFGLQSCIVVPSDENEPTSTLGLAQAGAKEIELHLKSAEPKVIAMGTGRVLRACVEELALLNCEQHQIVALLGNMASDGSASSYDVVMRMAEHINAKHYPMPLPVLPSSKEEKEQLHAQRYIANNLKLAAQADVTFVGVGNLAINSPLHIDGFVTPKELKELQTKGAVGELISWVLDINGNLIDCAVNQRVASTPLKVNSDKAVYAIAAGEEKVFAILGALRSKLINGLITNEYTAERILSID is encoded by the coding sequence GTGTTAAAACGATCTAATGCAGAAATAAGAAAGTTAGACGATGCAGCTAAAGCAGGTTGGCTTTATTATGTTGCCGGCAATACGCAAGAAGAAATAGCTAAAAAACTCAATGTTTCTCGTCAATCAGCACAACGCATGGTTGCCTTATCGGTGAGCGAAGGCTTAATTAAAGTCCGGCTAGAACATCCAATCGCTAAGTGTATGGACTTACAATTAAAAGTTAAAAATCGCTTTGGCTTACAATCTTGTATTGTTGTGCCAAGTGATGAAAATGAGCCAACATCTACTTTAGGACTTGCTCAAGCGGGTGCTAAAGAGATAGAGCTTCATTTAAAATCAGCAGAGCCGAAAGTAATAGCGATGGGCACAGGTCGAGTTTTAAGGGCTTGCGTCGAGGAATTGGCTTTATTGAACTGTGAGCAACACCAGATAGTTGCCTTACTAGGTAACATGGCTTCAGATGGCTCGGCCTCGTCATACGATGTTGTTATGCGCATGGCTGAACATATTAATGCTAAACATTACCCTATGCCATTACCTGTTCTGCCTAGTAGTAAGGAAGAAAAAGAGCAGTTGCATGCGCAACGTTATATCGCCAATAACTTAAAGTTAGCAGCACAAGCCGATGTGACTTTTGTCGGTGTTGGTAATTTAGCGATTAATTCACCGCTTCATATCGATGGTTTTGTCACCCCTAAAGAGCTCAAAGAATTACAGACCAAAGGCGCTGTAGGTGAGTTAATTAGTTGGGTTTTAGATATCAATGGCAACTTAATTGACTGCGCCGTTAACCAACGAGTCGCCAGTACTCCGCTAAAAGTAAACTCTGATAAAGCGGTATATGCCATTGCTGCCGGTGAAGAAAAAGTATTCGCCATACTTGGCGCCCTCAGATCGAAATTAATCAATGGTTTAATCACCAATGAATACACAGCTGAGCGTATATTAAGTATAGATTAA
- a CDS encoding carbohydrate kinase family protein — protein sequence MTFKVAVFGEALFDMIEQENGDYRPFIGGSPYNVARSFSKQGLECSYLSPISNDLFGDKIYQSAVDEGIKIPANNRSFQTTSLALVYKNSQGNPEYRLYRKSVADLDISAQTLLDMLPKDLDLFHTGSLTLVPEMVEVLIPVMTELKSRGVKISIDVNVRKGVEINHAKYIATIAQLITYADIVKVSDEDLLLQDLIGDPQELATAMLENMTNGMVVLTLGENGAHFITENINIQQDVFKAVPMGDTVGAGDTFFSAMLAQLLRDNALTPSAKKADLAYALKFGSLAASINVSKIGCQPPTHEEVLSQLAGPASV from the coding sequence ATGACATTTAAAGTAGCTGTTTTCGGTGAAGCTCTTTTTGACATGATCGAGCAGGAAAATGGCGATTATCGTCCATTTATTGGTGGATCACCTTATAACGTAGCAAGAAGCTTTTCTAAGCAAGGGCTCGAATGTAGTTACTTATCACCTATTTCGAATGATCTATTCGGCGATAAAATCTACCAGTCAGCTGTTGACGAAGGTATTAAGATACCGGCTAATAACCGGTCTTTTCAAACCACCTCATTAGCATTAGTTTATAAAAATTCACAAGGTAACCCAGAGTATAGGCTATATCGTAAGTCAGTTGCTGACCTAGATATTAGCGCACAGACGCTTTTAGATATGTTGCCGAAAGATTTAGATCTTTTTCATACCGGTTCTTTAACACTAGTACCAGAAATGGTCGAGGTATTAATTCCGGTGATGACAGAGCTTAAATCTAGAGGCGTAAAAATTAGTATCGATGTCAATGTTCGTAAAGGCGTTGAAATTAATCACGCTAAATATATTGCCACCATTGCACAATTAATTACCTATGCAGATATCGTAAAAGTGAGTGACGAAGACTTACTATTGCAAGATTTGATTGGTGATCCTCAAGAGCTTGCAACCGCGATGCTTGAGAACATGACTAATGGAATGGTCGTATTAACATTAGGTGAAAACGGCGCTCATTTTATTACCGAAAACATTAATATTCAGCAAGATGTATTTAAAGCGGTTCCGATGGGTGATACTGTGGGTGCGGGCGATACTTTCTTTTCAGCAATGCTGGCTCAACTACTTCGTGATAATGCGCTAACACCTTCAGCTAAGAAAGCAGACTTAGCTTATGCCTTAAAATTTGGCTCTTTAGCGGCTTCTATCAACGTATCAAAAATTGGTTGTCAACCACCGACCCATGAAGAAGTGTTAAGTCAATTAGCTGGCCCTGCGAGTGTTTAA
- the pgi gene encoding glucose-6-phosphate isomerase, whose amino-acid sequence MLTNSLAWQNLQIHYLDSKTIHLQSLFRIDPERFDKFTISASGLTLDYSKNHLVPETKKLLVDLAQQCGVKDKIEQMFSGAPINTTENRPVLHTALRNFSDEPVYVDGENIMPLVKSTLEKIKVFVNDVSSGVTKGYSGKAFTDIVAIGIGGSFLGPKIMSEALKPYRQKHLNVHYVANVDGCHIHDVLSGLDPETTLVITSSKTLTTQETLRNTESAKEWFLNQAEVADIQHNFACVSSNIEAAKSFGISEKNIFPMWDWVGGRYSIWSAIGLPLAIGIGYDNYLAFLNGAFEMDEHFRQAPFEENMPVIMALLGVWYRNFHGAQSQVLLPYYHYLRGLPAYIQQLDMESNGKSVNLDNQETNYDTGPIIWGSEGTNGQHSFHQLIHQSKTPIPVDFILPLNPHVDISDHHDMLIANCLGQSQALMEGQSQKQVIAAMTKAKCSTDEISYLSSHKVMKGNKPSNTLLMPKLTPKALGSLIALYEHKVFVQGVIWQINSFDQWGVELGKALGNEIFNKLTNIEMPLDMDGSTKGLIDICRKRRTIS is encoded by the coding sequence ATGTTAACTAATTCACTGGCATGGCAAAACTTACAAATTCATTATTTAGACAGTAAAACAATACACTTACAATCTTTGTTTCGAATTGACCCTGAACGCTTTGATAAATTCACCATATCAGCATCAGGGCTAACTTTAGATTACTCAAAAAATCATTTAGTACCTGAAACAAAAAAATTGCTGGTTGATTTAGCACAGCAATGTGGTGTTAAAGACAAAATAGAGCAAATGTTTTCAGGTGCGCCAATTAACACCACTGAAAACCGCCCCGTTCTACATACCGCCCTGCGTAATTTTTCTGATGAGCCTGTCTATGTAGATGGCGAAAATATTATGCCATTGGTCAAAAGCACTTTAGAGAAAATCAAAGTATTTGTGAATGACGTTTCGTCAGGTGTTACAAAAGGTTATAGCGGCAAGGCTTTTACAGATATTGTCGCTATTGGCATTGGGGGCTCATTTTTAGGGCCTAAAATAATGTCTGAAGCCTTAAAGCCTTACCGTCAAAAACACTTGAATGTACATTACGTTGCCAATGTTGATGGTTGTCATATCCATGATGTGTTGTCAGGTTTAGATCCTGAAACTACTTTAGTGATCACCTCATCAAAAACATTAACCACGCAAGAAACCCTTAGAAACACCGAGTCGGCTAAAGAATGGTTCTTAAATCAAGCCGAAGTTGCAGACATTCAACATAACTTTGCCTGTGTTTCGAGTAATATTGAAGCGGCTAAAAGCTTTGGTATCAGTGAAAAAAATATATTTCCAATGTGGGATTGGGTCGGTGGTCGTTACTCTATTTGGTCTGCAATTGGTTTACCGCTTGCCATTGGTATTGGCTATGATAATTACTTAGCGTTTTTAAATGGCGCTTTTGAAATGGACGAACATTTTAGACAAGCACCATTTGAAGAAAATATGCCGGTAATTATGGCATTGCTTGGCGTTTGGTATAGAAACTTCCATGGTGCTCAGTCGCAAGTATTGTTGCCCTATTATCATTATTTACGTGGTTTACCCGCTTACATACAGCAACTTGATATGGAAAGTAACGGTAAATCGGTGAATTTAGATAACCAAGAAACTAACTATGATACTGGCCCTATTATTTGGGGTAGTGAAGGTACCAATGGACAACATTCATTTCATCAGTTAATCCATCAAAGTAAAACCCCAATACCTGTCGACTTTATTCTACCGCTTAACCCGCATGTTGATATTTCAGATCATCATGACATGTTAATTGCGAACTGTTTAGGTCAAAGCCAAGCGTTAATGGAAGGTCAATCTCAAAAACAAGTGATTGCCGCCATGACCAAAGCAAAATGTAGTACCGATGAAATAAGTTATTTGTCATCTCATAAAGTCATGAAAGGCAATAAACCCAGTAACACTTTATTAATGCCTAAATTAACGCCTAAGGCTTTAGGTAGCCTTATTGCACTCTATGAGCATAAAGTATTTGTGCAAGGCGTAATCTGGCAAATAAACTCGTTTGACCAATGGGGTGTAGAATTAGGTAAAGCACTCGGTAATGAAATATTCAATAAGCTTACTAATATTGAAATGCCTTTAGATATGGACGGTTCAACCAAAGGCTTGATTGACATATGCCGAAAAAGACGCACTATAAGTTAA